The following are encoded together in the Acetobacter vaccinii genome:
- a CDS encoding MarR family winged helix-turn-helix transcriptional regulator, which translates to MIRKRNSKVWRAADPQDPLFSADSSPFFHLARLVGLYQLRMDTHLKRVGMDMSRWRVLAILHEENCAPMSRIAELAVFRISTTTKLIYRMENEGLVSTAVSEQDGRVTEVRLSDKGRQSFADVRSIASLIFERAFHDCDDQEIQLLLSLCRKLYHNLY; encoded by the coding sequence GTGATAAGAAAACGAAACAGCAAGGTATGGCGCGCAGCAGATCCGCAAGACCCGCTGTTTTCTGCTGACTCCTCCCCCTTTTTCCACCTTGCGCGGTTGGTCGGGCTTTATCAGCTCCGCATGGACACACACCTCAAACGCGTGGGCATGGATATGTCGCGCTGGCGTGTCCTTGCTATCCTGCATGAAGAAAACTGCGCCCCCATGAGCCGCATTGCGGAACTGGCTGTGTTTCGCATTTCCACCACGACCAAGCTGATCTACCGCATGGAAAACGAGGGGCTGGTCAGCACCGCAGTCTCCGAACAGGATGGCCGCGTTACGGAAGTGCGCCTGAGCGACAAAGGTCGCCAGAGCTTTGCCGATGTCCGCTCTATTGCCTCGCTTATTTTCGAGCGCGCTTTCCATGATTGCGATGATCAGGAGATCCAGCTTCTCCTGAGTTTATGCCGCAAGCTGTACCACAACCTCTACTAA
- a CDS encoding PQQ-dependent dehydrogenase, methanol/ethanol family, with translation MPRTRPLSARRHLSGLGVALALCAAAPAVAQTTPIADSNWPQHGRTPAEQRYSPLKQINTDTVSRLGLAWYQDFDTFRGQEGTPLVIDGVMYVTTNWSKVEAVEAETGKVLWYYDPRVPGNAAVRGCCDTVNRGAAYADGRVFVGTFDGRLLALDAKNGHLLWSVNTIPQEATLGGIRSYTIDGAPRVAKGVVMIGNGGAEFGARGFVSGFDEKTGALKWRFYTVPAPGNKPDGAASDKILHDRAYRTWSPTGAWTTSGGGGTVWDSIVYDPETDLVFLGVGNGSPWNYRVRSDGVGDNLFLASIVAIRPETGEYVWHFQETPMDQWDFTASQPMMLLDLTLNGEKRHLLAQAPKNGFFYLLDAATGEFVSATPYTFLNWAKGVDPKTGRPNFVPDSLWSLTGKVWMGIPGSLGGHNWAPMAYSPDTGYVYIPAQELPEPFLPEKNFALHKMGVNLGIDLTGLPDDPKIVNAVNSGLKGWLEAWDPVAGKVAFKVPHDTPWNGGVLATAGNLVFQGLATGGFEAYDAHTGKRLYHFDAHSGIVAPPVSYAVNGRQYIAVEVGWGGAFPLMGGAMARHANTTINHSRLLVFALDGQASLPTEIRTGQAVVPTQQTFDAAKAEKGYMLYQHFCMACHGDNAVAGGVLPDLRWSGALDNDAAFSAIVSKGALENYGMVGFSKMLTPQETENIRQFLIRRSLAAKAH, from the coding sequence ATGCCTCGCACCCGCCCCCTTTCCGCACGGCGTCATCTTTCTGGCCTGGGTGTCGCCCTGGCCCTCTGTGCTGCGGCTCCCGCCGTGGCGCAGACTACCCCCATTGCGGATTCCAACTGGCCCCAGCACGGCCGCACCCCGGCAGAGCAGCGCTACAGCCCACTCAAACAGATCAACACGGACACAGTTTCCCGCCTTGGGCTGGCATGGTACCAGGACTTTGACACCTTCCGCGGACAGGAAGGCACGCCGCTGGTTATTGACGGGGTGATGTATGTCACCACCAACTGGAGCAAGGTTGAAGCTGTCGAGGCCGAGACAGGCAAGGTCTTGTGGTATTACGACCCGCGCGTGCCCGGCAATGCCGCAGTCCGTGGCTGTTGCGATACAGTCAACCGGGGCGCAGCCTATGCCGATGGCCGCGTTTTTGTAGGCACATTTGACGGGCGCCTCCTAGCGCTGGACGCCAAAAACGGGCACCTGCTGTGGAGTGTGAATACCATCCCGCAGGAAGCAACACTGGGGGGTATTCGCTCCTACACCATTGATGGTGCCCCCCGGGTTGCCAAAGGCGTTGTCATGATCGGCAATGGCGGGGCGGAGTTTGGGGCGCGCGGATTTGTCTCCGGGTTTGATGAAAAAACCGGCGCACTGAAATGGCGCTTCTACACTGTGCCCGCCCCCGGCAACAAACCTGATGGCGCGGCTTCTGACAAAATCCTGCACGACCGGGCATACAGAACATGGAGCCCGACTGGCGCGTGGACAACATCCGGCGGCGGCGGCACGGTCTGGGATTCCATTGTCTATGACCCGGAAACCGACCTGGTGTTTCTGGGGGTTGGTAATGGCTCCCCCTGGAACTACCGCGTCCGTTCAGACGGGGTGGGCGATAACCTGTTCCTGGCCAGCATTGTTGCCATACGACCAGAAACTGGCGAATATGTCTGGCACTTTCAGGAAACGCCCATGGACCAGTGGGATTTTACCGCATCCCAGCCCATGATGCTGCTTGACCTGACCCTGAATGGTGAAAAGCGCCACCTGCTGGCACAGGCTCCCAAAAACGGCTTTTTCTACCTGCTTGATGCTGCAACAGGAGAGTTTGTTTCCGCCACACCCTATACTTTTCTGAACTGGGCCAAAGGAGTTGACCCCAAAACAGGCCGACCCAACTTTGTGCCAGACTCCCTCTGGTCGCTGACCGGCAAGGTATGGATGGGTATTCCGGGCTCCCTAGGCGGGCACAACTGGGCTCCCATGGCCTACAGCCCGGATACTGGGTATGTTTATATTCCAGCCCAGGAACTGCCAGAACCATTCCTGCCAGAAAAAAACTTTGCCCTGCACAAGATGGGCGTCAACCTCGGCATTGACCTGACCGGCCTGCCCGATGACCCCAAAATTGTAAACGCGGTTAACAGTGGCCTCAAAGGCTGGCTGGAAGCCTGGGACCCGGTGGCAGGCAAGGTTGCCTTCAAGGTGCCCCATGACACCCCCTGGAACGGCGGTGTGCTGGCGACGGCTGGTAACCTCGTCTTCCAGGGTTTGGCCACTGGCGGCTTTGAGGCCTATGACGCCCATACTGGCAAACGCCTGTACCATTTTGACGCCCATAGCGGCATTGTGGCCCCCCCTGTGTCCTATGCCGTCAATGGCCGCCAGTATATCGCGGTCGAGGTGGGCTGGGGCGGTGCATTCCCGCTAATGGGCGGGGCTATGGCGCGACATGCCAATACCACCATCAACCATTCCCGCCTGTTGGTTTTTGCATTGGATGGACAGGCCAGCCTACCCACAGAAATCCGCACCGGGCAGGCCGTGGTACCCACGCAGCAGACCTTTGATGCTGCCAAGGCAGAAAAAGGATATATGCTGTACCAGCACTTCTGCATGGCCTGCCATGGTGACAACGCGGTTGCTGGCGGTGTCCTGCCGGACCTGCGCTGGTCTGGCGCGCTGGACAATGACGCAGCCTTTAGCGCCATTGTCAGCAAAGGTGCCTTGGAAAACTATGGCATGGTCGGCTTTTCCAAAATGCTGACCCCGCAGGAAACCGAGAATATCCGCCAGTTTCTTATCCGCCGCTCTCTGGCTGCAAAAGCACACTAA
- a CDS encoding aldehyde dehydrogenase family protein produces the protein MTEISILPAVQAFLAQTHQLYIDGAYTPAHSTGRLAVHNPATGQQISSVPDASADDVNRAVASAKQAFATGVWRDLAPCAREAILLRLATLVERDAEILAQLETLEQGKSITLSRILESGGACNWIRYVAGLSTKITGQSLDVSIPLPPGARYTAMTRKEPVGVVAGIVPWNFPLVIAVWKVLPALAAGCCVVAKPAETTPLTLLYLAHLATEAGVPDGVFNVVTGAGRTAGEALVRNPDIAKVSFTGSTPVGKHIATVCADRLAHVSLELGGKNPALVLADADPDQVVAGLALASFLNQGQVCAACSRIYVEAPLFDRIATGLQAVLSSMKIGPGLDETAQINPLASAAHQKKVQHYLQGAIDAGAEILWGQETPQGDGYYVRPAVVLNPDPSLRLVREEVFGPVITLTRVANAEEGLALANDCAFGLAASVWTSSLSQAMDLPPRMQAGTVWVNSHVMIDPNMPFGGFKDSGMGKDFGTNWLDAFTETKAICIRH, from the coding sequence GTGACCGAAATTTCCATTCTGCCCGCCGTACAGGCGTTTCTGGCACAGACACACCAGCTTTATATTGATGGCGCATACACCCCTGCGCACAGCACTGGCAGGCTTGCTGTCCACAACCCCGCAACCGGGCAGCAGATCAGTTCCGTGCCCGATGCCTCGGCTGATGATGTCAACCGGGCTGTTGCCTCTGCCAAACAGGCGTTTGCAACAGGCGTGTGGCGTGACCTTGCCCCCTGCGCACGTGAGGCCATTTTGCTCAGGCTGGCCACCCTTGTGGAACGTGATGCTGAAATCCTGGCCCAGCTTGAAACGCTGGAACAAGGCAAATCCATTACCCTGTCACGTATTCTGGAATCCGGCGGTGCCTGCAACTGGATCCGCTATGTCGCCGGGCTGTCCACCAAAATAACCGGCCAGAGCCTGGATGTTTCCATCCCGCTGCCACCGGGCGCACGCTATACCGCCATGACCCGCAAGGAACCCGTGGGCGTTGTAGCCGGTATTGTACCATGGAACTTCCCGCTTGTTATTGCGGTCTGGAAAGTGCTGCCCGCTTTGGCCGCAGGGTGCTGCGTTGTAGCCAAGCCAGCCGAAACCACACCGCTGACCCTGCTATATCTGGCGCACCTTGCGACAGAAGCCGGTGTGCCTGACGGGGTTTTCAACGTTGTGACCGGCGCAGGCAGAACTGCGGGGGAAGCCCTTGTACGTAACCCCGACATTGCCAAGGTCAGCTTTACCGGCTCCACCCCGGTAGGCAAACATATTGCCACAGTCTGCGCTGACCGCCTGGCCCATGTATCGCTCGAACTCGGCGGCAAAAACCCGGCTCTTGTTCTGGCCGATGCCGACCCTGATCAGGTTGTTGCAGGCCTTGCTCTGGCCAGTTTCCTCAACCAGGGACAGGTCTGTGCAGCGTGTTCACGTATCTATGTCGAAGCACCACTGTTTGACCGCATTGCCACGGGTCTTCAGGCTGTTCTCTCCAGCATGAAAATTGGCCCCGGCCTGGATGAGACAGCCCAGATCAACCCCCTTGCCTCTGCCGCGCATCAGAAAAAAGTGCAGCATTACCTGCAAGGCGCCATTGATGCCGGGGCAGAAATCCTGTGGGGGCAAGAGACACCACAAGGCGACGGCTACTATGTGCGCCCCGCCGTTGTGCTCAACCCGGACCCATCCCTGCGGCTGGTGCGTGAAGAAGTGTTTGGCCCCGTCATAACCCTGACCCGCGTTGCCAATGCCGAAGAAGGACTGGCCCTGGCCAATGACTGCGCCTTCGGTCTGGCCGCCAGTGTATGGACCAGTAGCCTGTCACAGGCCATGGACCTGCCGCCGCGCATGCAAGCAGGCACAGTCTGGGTGAACAGTCACGTGATGATCGACCCGAACATGCCGTTTGGCGGCTTCAAGGACTCCGGCATGGGCAAGGACTTTGGCACCAACTGGCTGGATGCCTTTACCGAGACCAAGGCCATCTGTATCCGCCACTGA